Proteins from a single region of Pseudomonas sp. 10S4:
- a CDS encoding ABC transporter ATP-binding protein: MHDLPDDAPTPPRVDRLSWAEIRRLALHHKKSLWIANGVAVLATLCSVPIPLLLPLLVDEVLLGHGDSALKIMNHALPDAWQKAAGYIGLMLLVTFTLRCAALLFNVVQAKLFAGLAKDIVYRIRVRLIERLKRISLGEYESLGSGTVTTHLVTDLDTLDKFVGETLSRFLVAMLTLVGTASILFWMHWKLALLIMLFNPLVIYATVQLGKRVKHLKKLENDSTSRFTQALTETLDSIQEVRAGNRQGFFLGRLGQRAREVRDYAVNSQWKTDASNRASGLLFQFGIDIFRAAAMLTVLFSDLSIGQMLAVFSYLWFMIGPVEQLLNLQYAYYAAGGALSRINELLARADEPQYPGGVDPFQGRDTVGIDVQGLSFSYGDELVLDQMNLTIAPGEKVAIVGASGGGKSTLVQLLLGLYTPLAGTIRFGGSTQQEIGLETVRENVAVVLQHPALFNDTVRANLTMGRERSDEACWQALEIAQLDGTVRALPQGLDSVVGRSGVRLSGGQRQRLAIARMVLAQPKVVILDEATSALDAATEYNLHEALARFLSERTTLIIAHRLSAVKQADRVLVFDGGRIAEDGDHQQLIAEGGLYAKLYGHLQQL; encoded by the coding sequence GTGCATGACCTGCCCGATGACGCCCCAACTCCACCGCGTGTCGATCGACTGAGCTGGGCGGAAATCCGTCGACTGGCCCTGCATCACAAGAAATCCCTGTGGATCGCCAACGGCGTCGCCGTTCTGGCGACCCTGTGCAGCGTGCCGATTCCCTTGCTTTTGCCGTTGCTGGTGGACGAAGTGTTGCTGGGTCACGGCGACTCGGCCCTGAAGATCATGAACCACGCACTGCCCGATGCCTGGCAGAAAGCCGCCGGCTATATCGGGTTGATGCTGCTCGTGACGTTTACCCTGCGTTGTGCGGCATTGCTGTTCAACGTGGTGCAGGCGAAGTTGTTTGCAGGTTTGGCCAAGGACATCGTTTATCGGATCCGTGTGCGGCTGATCGAACGTCTCAAGCGTATTTCCCTGGGCGAATACGAAAGCCTGGGCAGCGGCACGGTGACCACGCACCTGGTTACCGACCTGGACACCCTCGACAAGTTTGTCGGCGAAACCCTCAGTCGTTTCCTCGTGGCGATGCTGACCCTGGTCGGCACCGCGAGCATTTTGTTCTGGATGCACTGGAAACTGGCGCTGCTGATCATGCTGTTCAACCCGCTGGTGATCTACGCCACGGTGCAACTGGGTAAGCGGGTCAAGCACCTGAAGAAGCTGGAGAACGACAGCACCTCGCGCTTCACCCAGGCGTTGACCGAAACCCTGGATTCGATTCAGGAAGTGCGCGCTGGCAACCGTCAGGGCTTCTTCCTCGGACGACTCGGCCAACGCGCCCGGGAAGTGCGCGACTACGCGGTGAATTCCCAGTGGAAAACCGATGCGTCGAACCGTGCCAGCGGCTTGCTGTTCCAGTTTGGTATCGATATTTTTCGCGCGGCGGCGATGCTCACCGTACTGTTCTCCGACCTGTCCATCGGCCAGATGCTCGCGGTGTTCAGCTACCTGTGGTTCATGATCGGCCCGGTGGAGCAATTGCTGAATCTGCAATACGCCTACTACGCTGCCGGTGGTGCGCTGTCACGGATCAACGAGTTGCTGGCCCGCGCCGATGAGCCGCAATACCCGGGTGGCGTCGATCCGTTCCAGGGGCGCGACACGGTGGGCATCGACGTGCAGGGCTTGAGTTTCAGTTACGGCGACGAGTTGGTGCTGGACCAGATGAACCTGACCATCGCCCCCGGTGAAAAAGTCGCGATTGTCGGCGCCAGCGGTGGCGGCAAGAGCACCCTGGTGCAGTTGCTGCTGGGCTTGTACACGCCGCTGGCCGGGACGATCCGCTTCGGCGGCTCGACCCAGCAGGAGATCGGCCTGGAAACGGTTCGGGAAAATGTCGCGGTGGTGCTGCAGCATCCGGCGTTGTTCAACGACACCGTGCGGGCGAACCTGACCATGGGCCGCGAACGCAGTGACGAAGCCTGCTGGCAGGCCCTGGAAATCGCTCAGCTCGATGGCACGGTTCGCGCCTTGCCCCAGGGCCTGGACAGTGTTGTAGGTCGTTCCGGCGTGCGCTTGTCCGGCGGGCAGCGCCAGCGTCTGGCGATTGCCCGGATGGTCCTGGCCCAACCGAAAGTGGTGATCCTCGATGAAGCCACCTCGGCCCTTGATGCCGCCACCGAATACAACCTGCACGAGGCGCTGGCGCGGTTCCTCAGCGAGCGCACCACCCTGATCATTGCCCACCGACTGTCAGCCGTTAAGCAGGCTGACCGCGTGCTGGTGTTCGATGGCGGGCGCATTGCCGAGGATGGCGACCATCAGCAATTGATTGCTGAGGGTGGTTTGTACGCCAAGCTTTACGGGCATCTGCAGCAGCTGTAA
- a CDS encoding DsbA family protein, which translates to MCSWCWGFAPVAEALVEQAQAAGVELHLVVGGLRTGSGAALEPTTRRYILEHWQAVTEATGQPFKLDGALPEGFVYDTEPACRALVTARSLAPDCAWTLLGLIQHAFYAEGRDVTHASVLVELAEQAGVPRIEFAAAFDRADQHAATAADFTWVQDLGIAGFPTLLAERDGQLALLTNGYQPLSVLSPLLGRWLERAACA; encoded by the coding sequence ATGTGTTCCTGGTGCTGGGGTTTTGCGCCGGTGGCCGAAGCGCTGGTCGAGCAGGCGCAGGCGGCAGGGGTGGAGTTGCATCTGGTTGTAGGCGGCTTGCGCACCGGCAGTGGCGCGGCTCTGGAGCCGACCACCCGGCGCTACATCCTTGAGCACTGGCAGGCGGTCACCGAGGCTACCGGTCAGCCGTTCAAGCTCGACGGCGCGCTGCCTGAGGGCTTTGTCTACGACACCGAGCCTGCTTGCCGGGCCTTGGTGACGGCGCGCAGCCTGGCGCCGGATTGCGCCTGGACGCTGCTGGGGCTGATTCAACACGCGTTTTACGCCGAAGGGCGCGACGTCACTCATGCCAGCGTGCTGGTGGAGTTGGCGGAGCAGGCCGGTGTGCCGCGTATCGAGTTCGCCGCCGCATTCGACCGCGCCGATCAACACGCCGCCACCGCGGCCGATTTCACCTGGGTTCAGGACCTCGGCATTGCCGGGTTCCCGACCTTGCTGGCCGAACGTGATGGTCAACTGGCGTTACTGACCAACGGCTATCAGCCGCTGAGTGTCCTGTCACCGCTGCTCGGCCGCTGGCTGGAGCGCGCTGCCTGTGCATGA
- a CDS encoding rhodanese-related sulfurtransferase, with protein sequence MTQQIVVAALYKFVTLENYVELREPLLQAMVDNGVKGTLLIAEEGINGTVSGSREGIDGLMAWLKNDPRMDDIDHKESYCDDQPFYRTKVKLKKEIVTLGVEGVDPNKKVGTYVDPENWNALISDPEVLLIDTRNDYEVAIGTFEGAIDPKTTSFREFPDYIKEHFDPAVHKKVAMFCTGGIRCEKASSYMLSQGFDEVYHLKGGILKYLEEVPQEETKWQGDCFVFDNRVTVRHDLSEGDYDQCHACRTPISACDRASEHYVAGISCPHCWDKLSEKTRRSAIDRQKQIELAKARNLPHPIGYNYKQSPSEA encoded by the coding sequence ATGACACAACAGATTGTCGTGGCGGCACTTTATAAGTTCGTCACCCTGGAAAACTACGTTGAGCTGCGCGAGCCACTGCTGCAAGCGATGGTCGACAACGGCGTCAAAGGCACGCTGCTGATCGCCGAAGAAGGCATCAACGGCACCGTCTCCGGCAGCCGCGAAGGCATTGACGGGCTGATGGCCTGGCTCAAGAACGACCCGCGCATGGACGATATCGATCACAAAGAATCGTACTGCGACGACCAGCCGTTCTACCGCACCAAAGTCAAACTCAAGAAAGAAATCGTCACCCTCGGCGTCGAAGGCGTGGACCCGAACAAAAAGGTCGGCACCTACGTCGATCCAGAGAACTGGAACGCGCTGATCAGTGATCCGGAAGTCCTGTTGATCGACACCCGCAACGACTACGAAGTCGCGATTGGCACCTTCGAAGGCGCCATCGATCCGAAAACCACCAGTTTTCGCGAGTTCCCCGACTACATCAAAGAACACTTCGACCCGGCCGTGCACAAAAAAGTCGCGATGTTCTGCACCGGCGGCATTCGTTGCGAGAAGGCTTCGAGCTACATGCTCAGCCAGGGCTTCGATGAGGTCTACCACCTCAAGGGCGGGATTCTGAAGTACCTCGAAGAGGTGCCGCAGGAAGAAACCAAGTGGCAGGGCGACTGCTTTGTGTTCGATAACCGCGTGACCGTGCGCCACGACCTGAGCGAAGGCGACTACGATCAATGTCATGCCTGTCGTACACCGATCAGCGCCTGCGACCGCGCATCCGAGCACTACGTGGCCGGCATCAGTTGCCCGCATTGCTGGGATAAGCTGAGCGAGAAAACCCGTCGCAGCGCCATCGACCGGCAGAAGCAGATCGAACTGGCCAAGGCGCGCAACCTGCCGCACCCGATTGGTTACAACTACAAGCAATCACCTTCCGAGGCTTGA
- a CDS encoding BolA family protein, giving the protein MTMQQRIESTLGLLQPEHLQVLDESHMHSRGLQTHFKAVVVSQQFEGLNRVKRHQKVYGTLGELMGEFHALALHTYTPEEWAQIDAAPASPTCAGGSTH; this is encoded by the coding sequence ATGACCATGCAACAACGCATCGAGTCGACGTTGGGGCTGTTGCAGCCCGAGCACCTGCAAGTGCTGGATGAAAGCCACATGCACAGCCGTGGGTTGCAAACCCACTTCAAGGCTGTGGTGGTCAGTCAGCAGTTCGAAGGTCTCAATCGCGTCAAGCGTCACCAGAAGGTCTACGGCACTCTGGGTGAGCTGATGGGTGAGTTTCATGCGTTGGCGCTGCATACCTACACGCCTGAAGAATGGGCACAGATCGACGCGGCCCCGGCCTCGCCGACCTGTGCTGGCGGTAGCACGCATTAA
- a CDS encoding DUF2059 domain-containing protein, with the protein MTRLRAICTAVALVCASGQVFADTASHNASAEAFLTLAHADKLGTPVYMQVQQMFAQRFEQTKAPESKKALLDTYQAKANAALDAAIGWNKLKPDMVKLYTTNFSESELKDLVAFYQSPLGKKVLEKMPQLTQQSAQMTQAKLESAVPVVNKLLDDMTNELVPKGAAAPAVKKKP; encoded by the coding sequence ATGACTCGTCTTCGTGCCATCTGTACCGCGGTTGCACTGGTTTGCGCCAGCGGCCAGGTTTTTGCCGATACCGCCAGCCACAACGCCAGTGCCGAAGCTTTCCTGACCCTGGCGCACGCTGACAAATTGGGCACTCCGGTGTACATGCAAGTGCAGCAAATGTTCGCTCAGCGCTTTGAGCAAACCAAAGCCCCTGAATCGAAAAAAGCCCTGCTGGATACCTACCAGGCCAAGGCCAACGCCGCGCTGGACGCAGCCATTGGCTGGAACAAGCTGAAGCCGGACATGGTCAAGCTCTACACCACCAACTTCAGCGAATCCGAGCTGAAAGATCTGGTTGCGTTCTACCAGTCGCCACTGGGTAAAAAAGTCCTGGAAAAAATGCCGCAGCTGACTCAGCAATCGGCCCAGATGACTCAAGCCAAGCTCGAAAGCGCAGTGCCTGTGGTCAACAAACTGCTGGATGACATGACCAACGAGCTGGTGCCTAAAGGCGCCGCTGCTCCAGCTGTCAAGAAAAAGCCTTAA
- a CDS encoding class II fumarate hydratase, with protein sequence MSRIETDSLGEVNVPDDAYWGAQTQRSLINFAIGQERMPLAVLHALALIKKAAARVNDRNGDLPADIARLIEQAADEVLDGNHDDQFPLVVWQTGSGTQSNMNVNEVIAGRANELAGNARGGKSPVHPNDHVNRSQSSNDCFPTAMHIATVQAVQQHLLPSINELSGGLAELSARHMKLVKTGRTHMMDATPITFGQELSAYIAQLDYAERAIRSALPAVCELAQGGTAVGTGLNSPHGFGEAIAAELAALSGLPFVTAPNKFAALAGHEPLTTLSGALKTLAVTLMKIANDLRLLGSGPRAGIAEVKLPANEPGSSIMPGKVNPTQCEALSMLACQVMGNDVAIGFAASQGHLQLNVFKPVIIHNLLQSIRLLGDGCSNFQQHCIAGLEPDAAKMAEHLERGLMLVTALNPHIGYDKSAEIAKKAYAEGLTLREAALQLRYLTDEQFDAWVRPENMLEAGAKG encoded by the coding sequence ATGAGCCGTATCGAAACCGACAGCCTTGGTGAAGTGAACGTCCCGGATGACGCCTACTGGGGCGCCCAGACCCAACGTTCGCTGATCAACTTCGCCATCGGTCAGGAACGCATGCCCCTGGCTGTGCTGCACGCCCTGGCGCTGATCAAGAAAGCCGCGGCCCGGGTCAACGACCGCAACGGCGACTTGCCCGCGGACATCGCCCGGTTGATCGAGCAAGCGGCCGACGAAGTACTCGACGGCAACCACGACGATCAGTTCCCGCTGGTGGTCTGGCAGACCGGCAGTGGCACCCAGAGCAACATGAACGTCAACGAAGTGATCGCCGGTCGCGCCAACGAACTGGCCGGCAACGCCCGCGGCGGCAAGTCGCCGGTACACCCCAACGATCACGTCAACCGCTCCCAAAGCTCCAACGATTGCTTCCCTACCGCCATGCATATCGCCACCGTTCAAGCGGTGCAGCAGCATTTGCTGCCGTCGATCAATGAGTTGTCTGGCGGGCTGGCCGAGCTGTCGGCCCGGCACATGAAACTGGTCAAGACCGGGCGTACCCACATGATGGACGCCACGCCGATCACCTTTGGCCAGGAACTGTCCGCGTACATCGCACAATTGGATTACGCCGAGCGGGCGATCCGCAGCGCACTGCCAGCCGTGTGTGAACTCGCGCAGGGCGGCACCGCTGTCGGCACCGGGCTGAACTCGCCTCACGGCTTTGGCGAGGCGATCGCCGCCGAACTGGCCGCGCTCTCCGGCCTGCCATTCGTCACTGCGCCAAACAAATTCGCCGCGCTCGCCGGCCACGAACCGCTGACGACGCTGTCGGGAGCGCTGAAAACCCTCGCCGTGACGCTGATGAAAATCGCCAACGACCTGCGTTTACTCGGCTCCGGACCACGCGCCGGTATCGCTGAAGTGAAACTGCCGGCCAACGAGCCAGGCAGTTCGATCATGCCTGGCAAGGTCAACCCGACCCAGTGCGAAGCCTTGTCGATGCTGGCTTGCCAAGTGATGGGCAACGACGTCGCCATCGGCTTTGCTGCGAGTCAGGGGCACCTGCAATTGAACGTGTTCAAACCGGTGATCATCCACAATTTGCTGCAATCGATTCGCCTGCTGGGCGATGGTTGCAGCAACTTCCAGCAGCATTGCATCGCCGGGCTGGAACCGGATGCAGCGAAAATGGCGGAACACCTGGAACGTGGCTTGATGCTGGTGACCGCGTTGAACCCGCACATTGGTTACGACAAGTCCGCCGAGATTGCCAAGAAGGCTTACGCCGAAGGACTGACCTTGCGTGAGGCGGCGTTGCAGTTGCGTTATCTGACCGATGAACAGTTTGATGCCTGGGTGCGGCCGGAGAATATGTTGGAGGCCGGCGCCAAGGGCTGA
- a CDS encoding DMT family transporter, which produces MHISSGRWVYGLFLALLTALLWGILPIKLKQVLLVMDPVTVTWFRLLVSGGCLFLYLATTKRLPSRKALGPKGGWLVLMAVLGLVGNYVLYLMGLNLLSPGTAQLVVQMGPIMLLIASLFVFKERFSVGQGIGLLVLLIGFGLFFNQRLSELLTSLTDYTAGVLMVLAASTVWTFYALGQKQLLTVWNSLQVMMVIYLFCALLLTPWVHPLEALNLSPLQGWLLLACCLNTLIAYGAFAEALAHWEASRVSATLAITPLVTFVAVALAASLWPEYVHAETINGLGYGGAVLVVLGSALVALGPSLMAGLRARRTRMAVGR; this is translated from the coding sequence ATGCACATTTCATCAGGTCGCTGGGTTTACGGGCTGTTCCTGGCGTTGCTGACGGCCCTGCTGTGGGGAATCCTGCCGATCAAACTCAAGCAAGTGCTGCTGGTGATGGACCCGGTGACGGTGACCTGGTTTCGCTTGCTGGTGTCCGGCGGTTGCCTCTTTCTATATCTGGCGACGACCAAGCGTCTGCCGAGCCGCAAAGCGCTCGGCCCGAAGGGTGGCTGGTTGGTGCTGATGGCGGTGCTCGGCCTGGTGGGCAATTACGTTTTGTACCTGATGGGCCTAAACCTGCTCAGTCCCGGCACCGCGCAATTGGTGGTGCAGATGGGACCGATCATGTTGCTGATCGCCAGTCTGTTTGTGTTCAAGGAGCGGTTCAGCGTGGGGCAGGGGATTGGCCTGCTGGTGCTGCTGATCGGTTTCGGGCTGTTTTTCAATCAGCGCCTGAGCGAATTGCTCACCTCCCTGACTGACTACACCGCTGGCGTATTGATGGTGTTGGCGGCGTCCACGGTCTGGACCTTCTATGCGCTGGGCCAGAAGCAATTGCTGACGGTGTGGAATTCGTTGCAGGTGATGATGGTGATTTATCTGTTCTGCGCGCTACTGCTGACGCCGTGGGTGCATCCTCTGGAGGCGCTGAATCTGAGCCCGCTGCAAGGCTGGCTGCTGCTGGCGTGCTGCCTGAACACACTAATCGCTTATGGCGCATTTGCTGAAGCGTTGGCGCACTGGGAGGCTTCGCGGGTCAGCGCGACATTGGCCATTACGCCGCTGGTGACGTTTGTCGCCGTGGCACTGGCCGCATCGTTGTGGCCGGAGTACGTGCATGCCGAAACGATCAATGGCCTGGGTTATGGCGGGGCGGTGTTGGTGGTGCTCGGGTCGGCGCTGGTGGCGTTGGGGCCATCGTTGATGGCCGGGCTCAGGGCGCGGCGGACGCGGATGGCGGTCGGTCGATAG
- a CDS encoding DUF6316 family protein, whose protein sequence is MYGMRAQDNAPTTHFRSDRLCRVNGELYFSTRENTLEGPFDSPEAAMREIQAYIERMQLLSTSH, encoded by the coding sequence ATGTACGGCATGCGCGCCCAGGACAACGCCCCTACCACGCACTTTCGCAGTGACCGGTTGTGCAGGGTGAATGGGGAGTTGTATTTCAGCACTCGGGAAAACACCCTCGAGGGGCCGTTTGACAGCCCTGAAGCGGCGATGCGGGAGATTCAGGCGTATATCGAGCGGATGCAACTATTGAGTACCAGTCACTAG